One window of Prionailurus bengalensis isolate Pbe53 chromosome B1, Fcat_Pben_1.1_paternal_pri, whole genome shotgun sequence genomic DNA carries:
- the RHOH gene encoding rho-related GTP-binding protein RhoH: MLSSIKCVLVGDSAVGKTSLLVRFTSETFPEAYKPTVYENTGVDVFMDGIQISLGLWDTAGNDAFRSIRPLSYQQADVVLMCYSVANHTSFLNLKNKWIGEIRSNLPCTPVLVVATQTDQREMGPHRASCVNAIEGKKLAQEVRAKGYLECSALSNRGVQQVFECAVRTAVNQARRRNRRRFFSINECKIF, from the coding sequence ATGCTGAGTTCCATCAAGTGTGTGTTGGTGGGAGATTCTGCTGTGGGGAAAACTTCTCTGCTGGTGCGCTTCACTTCAGAGACCTTCCCGGAGGCCTACAAGCCCACGGTGTATGAGAACACAGGTGTGGACGTCTTCATGGATGGCATCCAGATAAGCCTGGGCCTTTGGGACACAGCGGGCAACGATGCCTTCAGAAGCATCCGTCCCCTGTCCTACCAGCAGGCAGACGTGGTGCTGATGTGCTATTCTGTAGCCAACCATACCTCTTTCCTGAACCTGAAGAACAAGTGGATTGGTGAAATCAGGAGCAACTTGCCCTGCACACCTGTGCTGGTGGTGGCTACTCAGACTGACCAGCGTGAGATGGGGCCCCACAGGGCCTCCTGCGTCAATGccatagaaggaaagaaactggCCCAGGAAGTGAGAGCAAAGGGCTATCTAGAGTGCTCAGCCCTTAGCAACCGAGGGGTTCAGCAGGTATTTGAGTGTGCCGTCCGAACTGCTGTCAACCAAGCCAGGAGACGCAACAGAAGGAGGTTCTTCTCCATTAATGAGTGCAAGATTTTCTAA